Sequence from the Cyanobacteria bacterium GSL.Bin1 genome:
CGGAATTGATGAGCATGAAGAATATTGTGGTGTTGAATGATGAGGCGCACCACTGCTATCGGGCCAAACCAGACAGCGATGACGAGGAAGGAACGCTGAAAGGGGATGAGAAAGATGAAGCGAAGAAAAATAATGAAGCGGCACGGCTTTGGATTTCGGGTTTAGAAATTGTGCAACGGAAGCTGGGCGTTAAAACCGTCTATGACTTATCCGCGACGCCGTTTTTCTTGCGAGGGTCTGGTTATGCAGAGGGAACGCTTTTCCCTTGGACGGTTAGCGACTTTTCTCTGATGGACGCGATCGAGTGCGGTATTGTTAAACTGCCCCGCGTCCCTGTAGCGGATAACATTCCTGGTGGCGAGATGCCGAAGTTTCGGAATCTCTGGGAACATATCCGTCAAGAAATGCCGAAGAAAGGGCGAGGCAAAACAGGTCAAAAACTTGATCCGTTAAGTATTCCGTCTGAACTGCAAACGGCGCTCGAAGCCTTGTACGGTCACTATGAAAAAACGTTCCAGTTATGGGAAGAAGCAGAAATTAGCGTTCCTCCTGTTTTCATTGTGGTTTGCAACAATACGTCAACCTCGAAGTTAGTCCATGACTATATCGCAGGTTTTCATCGCATGGGTAATGATGGAGAAAGTGAAACCTATCATCAAGGCAGACTTTCTCTATTCCGCAACTACGATGAGTATGGCAATCGCCTGGCACGTCCGCGAACCCTGTTAATTGATAGCGAGCAACTGGAATCGGGTGAAGCCCTTGATAAGAATTTTCGAGACATTGCAAGTGAAGAAATTGAACGCTTTCGGCGTGACTTAGTGCAACGGACGGGAGACACAGCGGCGGGTCAAAAGATATCCGAGCAAGATTTACTGCGAGAAGTGATGAACACCGTTGGCAAGAAAGGTCGTTTAGGAGAATCGGTGCGTTGTGTGGTTTCGGTATCGATGCTCACGGAAGGGTGGGATTGCCAAACAGTTACTCATGTTTTGGGAGTACGGGCATTTGGGACGCAACTTTTGTGTGAGCAGGTGGTGGGACGGGCTTTGCGCCGACAATCTTACGATCTCAATGAAGAGGGTTTATTTAATCCTGAATATGCCGATGTCTTGGGCATTCCCTTCGATTTTACCGCCAAGCCAGTGGTTGCCCCTCCCAAACCGCCTAGAGAGACGATTCAAGTTTGTGCGGTGAAACCGGATCGCGATCATCTCGAAATTCAGTTTCCCCGTGTGGAAGGGTATCGGGTGGAATTACCCGAAGAACAGCTTTCTGCTCACTTTTCCAGGGATTCTGTCCTCGAATTAACTCCGAATCTCGTCGGTCCTTCCATTACTAAAAACCAAGGGATTGTTGGCGAAGGCGTGGATCTAACCATTGATCATTTGCAGAAAATGCGACAGTCAACGATTCTCTTTCATTTGACGAAGCATCTCCTCTACAGCAAGTACCGCGACCCTGGAGAAGAACCCAAACTTCATTTATTCGGTCAACTGAAACGCCTTACCCGCCAGTGGCTGG
This genomic interval carries:
- a CDS encoding DEAD/DEAH box helicase family protein: MADFFEHPILNSPYIYPSRHWELDEDGQPTNQILKQRRRAEFITPVPKPKKRKGSRGTQKELVLDTGDGLSTEEQQYDPTPIINGIRDQVNAWRQLSDPKDWRVTPETARLLQHWRNYDFQGIRPFFCQVEAVETAIWLMEVAPKLGKKGESYLNHLVNANEQANPEIYRTALKLATGAGKTTVMSMLIAWQTVNAVRRPQSKRFTRGFLIVAPGVTIRDRLRVLQPNDPDSYYENRELVPNDMLGDIQKAKIVITNYHAFKLRERMEVSKGTKALLQGHDGELNTLETEGQMLQRVMPELMSMKNIVVLNDEAHHCYRAKPDSDDEEGTLKGDEKDEAKKNNEAARLWISGLEIVQRKLGVKTVYDLSATPFFLRGSGYAEGTLFPWTVSDFSLMDAIECGIVKLPRVPVADNIPGGEMPKFRNLWEHIRQEMPKKGRGKTGQKLDPLSIPSELQTALEALYGHYEKTFQLWEEAEISVPPVFIVVCNNTSTSKLVHDYIAGFHRMGNDGESETYHQGRLSLFRNYDEYGNRLARPRTLLIDSEQLESGEALDKNFRDIASEEIERFRRDLVQRTGDTAAGQKISEQDLLREVMNTVGKKGRLGESVRCVVSVSMLTEGWDCQTVTHVLGVRAFGTQLLCEQVVGRALRRQSYDLNEEGLFNPEYADVLGIPFDFTAKPVVAPPKPPRETIQVCAVKPDRDHLEIQFPRVEGYRVELPEEQLSAHFSRDSVLELTPNLVGPSITKNQGIVGEGVDLTIDHLQKMRQSTILFHLTKHLLYSKYRDPGEEPKLHLFGQLKRLTRQWLDGGYLKCKGGTYPAQLIYQEIADMACERIKQAITESIKGERPVKAILDAYNPTGSTSYVNFNTSTPNRWQTNHRSCHINWIICDSDWEAEFCRVAEAHPKVHAYVKNHNLGLEVPYLMGSTPRKYLPDFIVQIDDGQEHYLNLIVEIKGYRGENAKEKANTMRTYWIPGVNNLGGFGRWAFAELTDVYKIESQFNKLMDQLTAAKAA